The sequence CCGAAAAAGGAGTGGGGATGGTACGAGAGGCACGGGAGGGGCTGAGGTGAGAACCTTCATAATAAAGGCAAACAAGGCCAGAACCGCTCCAGACTTCAAGCTTAGCGATTTGCCCGGCACGAGCGGGAGGATAGACGTCCTCTGCAGGTTCCTCAACTCGGCTTTTCTTCTCTCCCACGGCTTCAGAAAGAACGTGCGCGTCTGGCTTCTCCTCTACGGCCCGCCGAATCCGCCAAAGGCGATACGCTTCGAGGGTCCCGAGCTCAAGGTCCGCCTGAACCCAGATGAGAGGAGCACGGCAAAGCTCATAATGAGGGCCCTCAAAGTTGGCGAGAACCTGCGGGAACCGGGTAAAGAGCTTGAAGTTTATCCGGGCTTGTATGTGAGCAATCGGACTTTTGAGGACGTTGTCCGGCTAACGCTCAAAAACTCGGCCCTCTACTACCTCCACGAGGAGGGAAAACCGATAGAGAGGGTTTCCTTCAAAGGCAACGTTGCCTTCGTCCTCGGTGACCATGAGGGGCTCAGTAGAGAGGACGAGGCTTTTCTGGAGGGAATCGCGGAAAAGGTAAGCGTTGGAAAAAGGAGCTATTTGGCCTCGCACGTCGTTGCGTACGTCAATATCTTCCTTGACTCCCTCAGCTCTCCTCCCTGAGCTTCAGCGAGGTGTGCTCCTGCTTGAGCTCCTCTATTTTCTCAATTAGCTCGTCGCTGAGCTTTTTAATGTTCAGGGCGACCTCTTCGAGGGCTTTAATCTTCTCCTCAAGTTCCCTCTCACGCTCTTCAACTTCCTCCATGGCCTTTGCGAGTTTTTCCTCCTCGCTCTTCTTGTAGACCTCAATCTTCAGGGTATCGTAGTCCCAAACTATTGTGCCGTCTTTAACCTCGAACTCCACGGTAATCCTCACGACGTCTTCCTTGGAGACCCCGAGTCTCTGGAACTCCTCGAAAATCCTCTGGTTGAGCTCTCCTGAGGCCCGTATAATCTCCTTCGGCTCGACCATCTTCCTTGCCAGAGCAAAGAGAACGCGCCTGACCTTGTGGGCGTAACCGCTCGCCCGGACGTAACCTGTGCTCAGCTTCATTGCCACCACCAAAAGTTTATTCAACTTCTGTGCATAAATGCTTATTGGTGGTGCGCGGTGAACATTCTTATTTTTGGGCCCCCGGGAAGCGGGAAGTCAACGCACTCCCACAGGATTGTCGAGCGCTACGGTCTGACGTATATCTCCTCTGGAGACCTGATAAGGAGGGAGATAGAGAGAAAAACGCCGATTGGAAAGGAGATGGAGGCTTACCTGAGCAGAGGTGAGCTGATTCCAGACACGATAGTCAATACATTGATAATATCAAAACTGAGGCGCCAGAGGGAGAACTTCATCCTTGACGGCTACCCGAGGACTCCGGAGCAGGTTCTGGCTTTGGAGAGCTATCTCTACGACCACGGGATAAGGCTCGACCTCGCTATGGAGATTTTTATAGACCTTGAGACGAGCATTGAGCGGATAAGTGGTAGGAGAATCTGTCCGAACTGTGGAGCTGTGTATCACGTCAAGTACAACCCGCCTAAAGAGTCCGGAATCTGCGACGTCTGTGGCTCGAAGTTGATTCAGAGGGAAGATGACCGACCGGAAGTTGTCGAGAGGAGGTACAGGATTTACACGAAGAACATGGAGCCGATAATAAAGTTCTACCGCAACAAGGGGTTGTATGTAAAAATTGATGGAGATGGGGGTGTAGAAGAAGTGTGGAAAAGGATTCAACCACTCCTCGACTATATCAGGGCAAGGGAGTCTTTCCCAGTGCCTCCATAATCATTTGAATGTCTTCCCTCTCGGCTAGTTCCTCTGCTTCTTGTCTCATGTCTTTCATTCTTCTCATAACTATCGCCAAGGCCCTGTCTCGAGGATCGAGTATCTTGACGTTAACGTGTGGAGGATAATTCTTGAGAAGAACTTTCATATATGCTCGAGTTTTTTCGATAATCATCTCTTTTAAGCTATCTTTTTCGTACTGAGTTAACTCTTTTACTATCTTCAAGACAACATCAACTCGTTTATTCTTTTTGCTAATTGAAACAATTAGTGCTGAGACTGGAATTTCTAGCTCCTTGAGTCTGATGATAAGGCCCTTTCCTATTCGTTCTGCTATGGGTTTTAATTCTTCTGGAGCATCAACAACCAAGGAATACTGGGGTGTTGTTTTCTTTTTCTTTTCTTTTTCTGTGATAGAAACATTATTAATTGCAAATTTTACATTGTAAAGCTTTCCAAATGTTGATGTTGCTTCAGTACACAATTTTTCAGCAATGCCTTCGACAACCGTTTTAATAGATCCTACGGGTATTCCTTCATCTTCTTCTACAATCATAGTGAAGTCCAAGAAAATTGTTGAACCTTGAGGGATAACCCTAACCCCCATCTCTAGTACTTTTATTCCAAAGGGCTCCAAGGCCTCTCTTAGTTTATCTGCAAACAGTTTATCTATGATTGGATAGTATCCGGGAGGATCAACTATGAGCAATTATATACACGCTCCAGCATATTCTCCAAAAGACTTTAATGTTTTTCTCTCTTATAAATTTCTGGTGTTTATAATGAAGGTAAAATTCTACGCTACATTCCGGGAACTCATTGGAAAAAAGGAGATTGAAGTTCACGGTGTGAAAACAGTTAGAGAACTCATAGACTACTTGGCGAAGCATTACTCACCTCAGATTAAGAGGGAGCTCCTTGAAAGCCCACGTATTGGTCCGAACAAACCAATAGATGGAATGATTCTAGTGAACGGCCATAATATTCTTCATCTAAAAGGTCTTGACACCGAGCTCAAGGAAGAGGATGAAGTTCACATATTCCCGCCAGCCGGGGGTGGCTGAAGGGCAGTTCTCTTTCATCATTGCAGAAAAGAGGAAATTGACGACTTAAAAGGAGAAACATAAAGACGGGAGGGCTCAGCTTCCCTCCCACAGGACGTAGGTTTTCTTGGCAATAAATATTGGTTCGATTCTCTTTTTGACTATCACGACTTTGTCACCGTACTTCTTCTTGAGCTCATTGATGTAATTGTCAATGAAGTCTGCGGGAACGCTGGCCTTTCCTGTAATTACGTTATCTCCTTTCTTAACGCTTGATATCGTTTTTACAGGGATGTAGCCGACGATGTCCATACGGGGTTCGAGATAGAAGTCTGGTTTGTATATATCTGTACCGTTTGGAGCAACGTAGTAATAAACGACTCCCCTGAGGGTGAACTCAACGTTGCTGTAATCCTTATCGAAAGCCTCTGTGAGCTTTATGGTTCCGCTCTGGCCGGGAGCAATGACCCAGCTTGGGTTCGCCAGCTTTCCGTTAACGTAAACCGGACCGTTGGTGACCCCGACCGGACCGTCCTGGATGAGAAGGAAGCGGTACTTAGTGGCGTTTGGAACATAGAGGTGAACCTCTACTGGAGTCTCGTTGAGGTGGTTGATGTAAACGTTTTTCGCTACTACCTCTTTCTCGATAAGCTTGGTTCCGTTGTAGGCCTCAAAAATAATAGTGCCGTTCTTAACGTCCCTTCCAAAGGCAGAAATCCACAGCCTGAGTGTCTGGTTTCCAAGCGGGAGCTTTCCTCCTGCCATCGTGCTGTAGAAGGGTTTCCACGTTCCATTCTGGAGGAAGTCCATTCTGTATATCGCGAAGGGTTTAAACTCGTAAACTCTGACGCTCGGGTCATAAATTCCCTGCTTCTTTAGGTAGCCATTGTAGGCAGTGTAAACCAGCTTGAAGTTGGCGAAGAGCTTCTGGGCGTCCCACTCATTAATTGAGTAAGGAAGGTGGAGTGCCAATCTGACGTAGTCACTGAAGGCTATCTTGTCATATGCAAGTATTCCCACCGGATAAACCTGGTTATTGGAAGTCCTGTAGGGGACGATGTAAAGCACATATGGAGAAGCAGTTCCGTTTGTCTTGTAAAATCTCCCGTTGACTAAGTCCACCGTCATTTTTGGGCGAAGGTATTGGTTCTCTCCTACCTTTACATAGATGCTCTTTGTTTTGTTGTCAAAGACTATATACTGGTATGGGATGTAGCTGAACATTGGGACGTGGGTGTAATCGTAGTGGTTTATTGCCCCACCGAGATACGCTATCGCTCCAAACTTACCGAAGTCGCTCTGACCGTCAAATGGGTCAAGGAATGTGATTACATACTTGTTCTCCCAGGCCTCGAGGTCTACCTCCGCCTTGGTGTCAAAGCCTGAGAAGAACCTCGCCACAATGTAACGCCTGTCGTAACCGTGACCACCATCGGTTACGGCCCTTCTGTGGCTCAGCAGACTTGATTCCTCCCAGTAGCCATAGTCCCACCAGCTGAGAACCGTTGCATAGGGACTGCTGTGGTTTTTAATCCAGAACAGTGCATCCGTCCACGCCTCTGGAACGCTTCCCGGCATTTTCGGATTGATGAGCTCATAGCTCCTAATCATGTTCTTCTGGTTCGTGTAGGAGTAGCTTGCGCTTATGTATGGCATCGGGAAGAGAATTAACACTAAGAAGAGCGCGTATAGTGCCTTTGTCGTTGCTGTGTCTTTCATCTTTTCAACGAAGATGAAGGCTTCTCCCAGTGCTATTCCCGACAGGAGTATAACTGCACCGGAGGCCTGGAATGAAAACCTGATTGCCTGCTTGAAGAGATATATAACACCCAGGTAGTAAAACATCGGCATGAAGTCCTTGTAAAGCTCGTAGCTCCTATCCTTAACGTGCCTGTAGAACCTCCAAATAAGAACAACAAAGCCTGCAATTGACAATATGAAAAGCATGCTGTCTCCCTTGGCGACTACACCATTTTGATAGACGGGCTTAAGGCTAAACGTCTTTATTAGTTGGCTCCAGCTGAGACCCTGGAGCTCAGCAACTGTTTGATAGAGTGGCGTTGAGCGGGTCGCTGCTTTGAGAAAGTTGAAGAGGTCCTTTCCAAAGTAGGCGTATATTGCGAGGAATCCTGCTATTGAAACCCCGATGACGGTTCCGAGCCTATGTGCCATATCTGAGTAGTTGAGGCCGAGTCTCTCGCCGTAGAGCATTATCAGAACGAGAACAATCATTGCAATCAAGACTTCCAGAGAAAACACAAGGAAGCTTCCAATTCCAACGAATCTAATGTAGACGCCAAAGAGTCCGAGGAGTATTGACAATCCAAGGATTGGATAGTACTCGAAGACAAAGCGCCTGAGCTCTTCCATTCTATCAATTGCGAAGAACACAACCGGAACTACAGCGCCGGTCGCGAGGAAAATCATGACTCCCAGGGGACTGCCCGTCCATACACCCATGTAAATCGGGCTGAGTATAAGGAAAGCCACCGCGCCGGCTACCTTCTTCCAGTTCCACTCCCGTTCATCGAGGTAAACTAGCAGGAAGTAGAAAGCAAACAGGAAGAACATCATGAAGGGCCCTTCACCACGGTTGTTTCCGGAATAGGTTTTCGTTATGGCCCCGTAGAAGCCCATCATTAAGCTGGCTCCCCAGAAGCCGGCCCAGTTGGAGTGTAGCTTCCTGCCGACGAGGAAGATTGCTATGACTATCATGGCACCGACAAAAGGTGGCCAGACCTTGAAGGCTTGAAGCTCGCTCCAGCCAAAGAGAGAGTGGGTTATCTTGTAGAAGAGGGCCTGCATCGTGTAGAGCGCTAAGTATCCGCTGGCTTTTATACCTATCGGAGGCTCGGCATAGGCGTAATACTTTGGGATCCACTCGTGGATTGCCAGCTTGTACATCTCAAAGTGGAAGAAGGTATCGGGGTCAAGGAACGTCTTGTAGCTTGATGTGACAGCCCTTATCTTGTAACCTATGTATGCAAAAAGGAGAACTATTGCCGGCAGTCCATACTCCCTGAAGAGGAGGTAAATTTTTGAGAGGTTTGTTCCCTTCTTATCTTTCTTCTTCCTCTTTTCCTTAACATCGGTCTTCATTACCCTCACCTCATTCAACGGTGACTGACTTTGCCAGGTTTCTCGGCTTGTCGGGGTCGTTGCCCCTCAACACGGCGAGATGATACGCAAGAAGCTGGAGGGGAACTATATAGAGTATAGGTGTGAGCATCTCATCAAGTTCGGGCATCTTGAGGAACACATCTGAGACTTCCCTTAGCCTTTCCGAGGAACCAAGGCTTATAACGTATGCCCCTCTCGCTTTCGCCTCCTCAATGTTGCCCAACATCTTGTCGAAAGTCTTCCCGCTCGGTGCTATTGCCACAACAGGGACACCTTCTTCAATCAACGCCAGGGGGCCGTGCTTGAGTTCACCGGCGCTCAAACCTTCGGCGTGGATGTAACTTATCTCCTTGAGCTTCAAAGCGCCTTCCAACGCAGTTGGAACGCCTATACCCCTGCCTATGTAGAAGAAGTCCCTCTTCTCCATGAGGTTCTCGGCGAGTTCCCTGAGCGGTTCGTTGAGGTTCAGAACGTCTTCAACAAGGTCG is a genomic window of Thermococcus sp. containing:
- the trmY gene encoding tRNA (pseudouridine(54)-N(1))-methyltransferase TrmY: MRTFIIKANKARTAPDFKLSDLPGTSGRIDVLCRFLNSAFLLSHGFRKNVRVWLLLYGPPNPPKAIRFEGPELKVRLNPDERSTAKLIMRALKVGENLREPGKELEVYPGLYVSNRTFEDVVRLTLKNSALYYLHEEGKPIERVSFKGNVAFVLGDHEGLSREDEAFLEGIAEKVSVGKRSYLASHVVAYVNIFLDSLSSPP
- a CDS encoding ubiquitin-like small modifier protein 1 encodes the protein MKVKFYATFRELIGKKEIEVHGVKTVRELIDYLAKHYSPQIKRELLESPRIGPNKPIDGMILVNGHNILHLKGLDTELKEEDEVHIFPPAGGG
- a CDS encoding single- stranded DNA-binding family protein is translated as MKLSTGYVRASGYAHKVRRVLFALARKMVEPKEIIRASGELNQRIFEEFQRLGVSKEDVVRITVEFEVKDGTIVWDYDTLKIEVYKKSEEEKLAKAMEEVEERERELEEKIKALEEVALNIKKLSDELIEKIEELKQEHTSLKLREES
- a CDS encoding peptide transporter, whose translation is MKTDVKEKRKKKDKKGTNLSKIYLLFREYGLPAIVLLFAYIGYKIRAVTSSYKTFLDPDTFFHFEMYKLAIHEWIPKYYAYAEPPIGIKASGYLALYTMQALFYKITHSLFGWSELQAFKVWPPFVGAMIVIAIFLVGRKLHSNWAGFWGASLMMGFYGAITKTYSGNNRGEGPFMMFFLFAFYFLLVYLDEREWNWKKVAGAVAFLILSPIYMGVWTGSPLGVMIFLATGAVVPVVFFAIDRMEELRRFVFEYYPILGLSILLGLFGVYIRFVGIGSFLVFSLEVLIAMIVLVLIMLYGERLGLNYSDMAHRLGTVIGVSIAGFLAIYAYFGKDLFNFLKAATRSTPLYQTVAELQGLSWSQLIKTFSLKPVYQNGVVAKGDSMLFILSIAGFVVLIWRFYRHVKDRSYELYKDFMPMFYYLGVIYLFKQAIRFSFQASGAVILLSGIALGEAFIFVEKMKDTATTKALYALFLVLILFPMPYISASYSYTNQKNMIRSYELINPKMPGSVPEAWTDALFWIKNHSSPYATVLSWWDYGYWEESSLLSHRRAVTDGGHGYDRRYIVARFFSGFDTKAEVDLEAWENKYVITFLDPFDGQSDFGKFGAIAYLGGAINHYDYTHVPMFSYIPYQYIVFDNKTKSIYVKVGENQYLRPKMTVDLVNGRFYKTNGTASPYVLYIVPYRTSNNQVYPVGILAYDKIAFSDYVRLALHLPYSINEWDAQKLFANFKLVYTAYNGYLKKQGIYDPSVRVYEFKPFAIYRMDFLQNGTWKPFYSTMAGGKLPLGNQTLRLWISAFGRDVKNGTIIFEAYNGTKLIEKEVVAKNVYINHLNETPVEVHLYVPNATKYRFLLIQDGPVGVTNGPVYVNGKLANPSWVIAPGQSGTIKLTEAFDKDYSNVEFTLRGVVYYYVAPNGTDIYKPDFYLEPRMDIVGYIPVKTISSVKKGDNVITGKASVPADFIDNYINELKKKYGDKVVIVKKRIEPIFIAKKTYVLWEGS
- a CDS encoding adenylate kinase: MNILIFGPPGSGKSTHSHRIVERYGLTYISSGDLIRREIERKTPIGKEMEAYLSRGELIPDTIVNTLIISKLRRQRENFILDGYPRTPEQVLALESYLYDHGIRLDLAMEIFIDLETSIERISGRRICPNCGAVYHVKYNPPKESGICDVCGSKLIQREDDRPEVVERRYRIYTKNMEPIIKFYRNKGLYVKIDGDGGVEEVWKRIQPLLDYIRARESFPVPP